A genomic region of Chiroxiphia lanceolata isolate bChiLan1 chromosome 33, bChiLan1.pri, whole genome shotgun sequence contains the following coding sequences:
- the LOC116779940 gene encoding LOW QUALITY PROTEIN: estradiol 17-beta-dehydrogenase 8-like (The sequence of the model RefSeq protein was modified relative to this genomic sequence to represent the inferred CDS: substituted 1 base at 1 genomic stop codon): protein MPRGDSGGASGIGRAVSGRLAREGARVAVADRDMSGAAATAKGLPRNSPSDHGAFQVDVADPKSVAEMVRSLQEHFGVPPRVLVSCAGITRDRMFLEMGEREFREVLGVNLEGTFLVTQEVTKALVTSGDPGGASLVLVGSVVAKVGNLGQTNYAASKGGVEGLTRSVAKEVARFGIRCNSVLPGFIVTPMTDKVPPKVLDKFAGMVPLGRLGDPEDVADVVAFLASGDSGYVTGATLEVTGGLFM from the exons GCCACGAGGGGATTCAG GGGGCGCCAGCGGCATCGGCCGCGCCGTGAGCGGCCGCCTGGCCCGCGAGGGCGCGCGCGTGGCCGTGGCCGATCGCGACATGTCGGGGGCGGCGGCGACAGCGAAAGGGCTCCCCCGGAACTCCCCCTCCGACCACGGAGCTTTCCAGGTGGATGTGGCCGATCCCAAAAGCGTCGCCGAGATGGTGAGGAGTCTGCAG GAGCACTTTGGGGTTCCCCCCCGTGTCCTGGTGTCCTGTGCTGGGATCACCCGCGACCGGATGTTCCTGGAGATGGGAGAGCGGGAATTCCGGGAAGTGCTGGGGGTGAACCTGGAG GGGACGTTCCTGGTGACACAGGAGGTGACAAAGGCCTTGGTGACATCGGGGGACCCTGGGGGGGCCTCCCTGGTCCTCGTGGGCAGCGTGGTGGCCAAG gtGGGGAATTTGGGCCAAACCAACTACGCGGCCTCCAaggggggggtggaggggctgACCCGGAGCGTGGCCAAGGAGGTGGCCAG GTTTGGGATCCGCTGCAATTCTGTCCTACCGGGATTTATCGTCACCCCCATGACGGACAAAGTGCCCCCAAAAGTGCTGGACAAG TTTGCAGGGATGGTGCCACTGGGACGACTGGGGGACCCTGAGG ACGTGGCAGACGTGGTGGCTTTCCTGGCGTCGGGGGACAGCGGCTACGTCACCGGGGCCACCCTGGAGGTGACAG GGGGTCTCTTCATGTGA